The following proteins are encoded in a genomic region of Channa argus isolate prfri chromosome 3, Channa argus male v1.0, whole genome shotgun sequence:
- the gng13a gene encoding guanine nucleotide-binding protein G(I)/G(S)/G(O) subunit gamma-13a, with translation MEEPDIPKMKREVESLQYQLAISREKSSITVTELVKWIEGCVCEDPFLNPELMRANPWVEKSKCVIL, from the exons ATGGAGGAGCCAGACATCCCAAAAATGAAGAGGGAAGTGGAAAGCCTTCAGTATCAGCTGGCAATCAGCAGAGAGAAATCCTCCATCACTGTTACTGA GCTGGTGAAGTGGATCGAGGGTTGTGTTTGTGAAGATCCATTCCTCAACCCTGAGCTGATGAGAGCCAACCCCTGGGTGGAGAAGAGCAAGTGTGTGATCCTCTAA